In one Methanobacterium formicicum genomic region, the following are encoded:
- a CDS encoding proteasome-activating nucleotidase gives MEKTSQNILKKIEDLKKEIKILKEDNAKTKRNLMWKVRKLEKDKLLVENEKMRLDREVKSLRGEIERFRSPPLVIATVTEVLDEGKVVVKSSTGPHFVIGYSRFLDEKSLEPGARVALNQQTFSIVSVLPSEKDPLVTGMEVEEKPDVSYVQIGGLEEQIVEIKETVELPLKKPELFKEIGIEPPKGVLLYGPPGTGKTLLAKAVAHETNATFIKIVASEFVKKYIGEGARLVRGVFELAKEKAPSIIFIDEIDAIAAKRLKSSTSGDREVQRTLMQLLAEMDGFEGRGDVGIVAATNRPDILDPALLRPGRFDRFIEVPIPNEDGRRQILKIHTKNMNLEEDVDIDLVSNLSEGASGADLKAICTEAGMFAIREERPIVVMNDFLDAVDKIIGMERDEEIRKETGVMYG, from the coding sequence ATGGAAAAAACATCACAGAACATCTTAAAAAAGATTGAAGACCTTAAAAAAGAGATAAAAATCCTGAAAGAGGATAATGCTAAGACTAAAAGAAATCTAATGTGGAAGGTCAGGAAGCTGGAGAAAGACAAGCTTCTGGTTGAAAACGAGAAGATGCGACTGGACCGTGAAGTGAAATCCCTGCGTGGAGAAATTGAAAGGTTCCGTTCACCACCCCTGGTAATTGCCACTGTAACCGAAGTATTAGATGAGGGTAAAGTAGTGGTAAAAAGCAGTACTGGACCCCACTTTGTAATTGGCTATTCTCGTTTCTTAGATGAAAAGTCACTGGAACCTGGAGCTAGAGTAGCCCTGAACCAGCAGACATTCAGCATTGTCAGTGTTTTACCATCTGAAAAAGACCCACTCGTAACTGGTATGGAAGTTGAAGAAAAACCAGATGTAAGTTATGTACAAATCGGCGGACTCGAAGAACAGATCGTGGAGATCAAAGAGACCGTTGAATTACCACTTAAAAAACCAGAACTGTTCAAGGAGATTGGAATAGAACCACCAAAAGGCGTGCTTTTATACGGCCCTCCTGGTACTGGTAAAACCTTACTGGCTAAAGCCGTGGCCCACGAAACCAACGCTACCTTCATCAAAATTGTGGCCTCTGAATTCGTGAAAAAATACATTGGGGAAGGAGCCCGCCTGGTGCGCGGTGTCTTTGAACTGGCCAAGGAAAAAGCCCCCAGCATAATATTCATTGATGAAATAGATGCCATTGCGGCTAAAAGACTTAAAAGCTCCACCAGTGGAGACCGTGAGGTTCAAAGGACACTCATGCAGCTTTTAGCAGAGATGGATGGATTTGAAGGAAGGGGAGATGTGGGCATAGTGGCCGCCACCAACCGGCCGGACATACTGGACCCTGCACTGCTCAGGCCCGGACGATTTGACCGTTTCATAGAAGTTCCCATACCTAACGAAGATGGTAGGAGACAAATACTCAAGATCCACACCAAGAATATGAATTTAGAAGAGGATGTGGATATAGACCTCGTCTCCAACCTCAGTGAAGGTGCATCCGGAGCTGATCTTAAAGCAATCTGTACTGAAGCAGGTATGTTTGCCATTAGGGAAGAAAGACCAATCGTGGTTATGAACGACTTCCTGGATGCCGTGGATAAGATCATAGGCATGGAACGCGACGAAGAAATACGAAAGGAAACCGGAGTGATGTACGGATAA
- a CDS encoding multiprotein bridging factor aMBF1 — MRCEICGKKVIGKPIRTKIDNSIMLTCNDCSKFGKVQREPPQPQRPGRAPAGRRRSYRSQEPTQEVVEDFHKLIREAREKKGWSREELGEKIYEKVSVINRLESGKMVPDLKLARKMEKILKITLLEKTDQAQMDDLNAAHMRKATIGDIARIKKG, encoded by the coding sequence ATGAGATGTGAAATATGCGGAAAAAAGGTTATTGGAAAACCAATTCGAACGAAAATTGATAATTCCATAATGTTAACCTGTAACGATTGCTCAAAATTTGGTAAAGTACAGAGAGAACCCCCCCAACCCCAGCGACCGGGTAGGGCTCCAGCAGGTCGGCGACGATCATATCGTTCTCAGGAACCAACCCAAGAGGTAGTGGAGGATTTCCACAAGCTAATACGGGAAGCCCGGGAGAAAAAGGGCTGGTCCAGAGAAGAGCTGGGTGAAAAGATATACGAAAAGGTTTCAGTGATAAACCGTTTAGAATCCGGGAAAATGGTACCTGACCTGAAGCTGGCCCGGAAAATGGAAAAAATTCTAAAGATAACTCTCCTGGAAAAAACAGATCAAGCCCAGATGGATGACTTGAATGCAGCCCATATGCGCAAAGCTACCATTGGTGACATTGCCCGGATAAAGAAAGGATAG